In Bubalus kerabau isolate K-KA32 ecotype Philippines breed swamp buffalo chromosome 4, PCC_UOA_SB_1v2, whole genome shotgun sequence, one DNA window encodes the following:
- the LOC129651558 gene encoding oocyte-secreted protein 1-like, whose translation MKPSLGLGLLVLFSLPWICAGDWSAVKVCCSYFWFYAKIKPTLFHNLYMNPDETFLGDDCPVTYVSPDAHYEFFYYSNKCGIITKTFQETLLLQTKIKYTSSSSRDTAEMPVSCVVTKQACMYPLSNETESGDDETSSEDMEVAYIMQSQNDLNTIFSLCAK comes from the coding sequence ATGAAGCCTTCCTTGGGATTAGGACTCTTagtccttttctctttgccatgGATTTGTGCTGGGGATTGGTCAGCTGTGAAAGTATGCTGCAGCTACTTTTGGTTCTATGCCAAGATTAAACCCACACTATTTCACAATTTGTACATGAATCCTGATGAAACATTTTTAGGAGATGACTGCCCTGTAACCTACGTTTCACCAGATGCTCATTATGAATTTTTCTACTATTCTAATAAATGTGGCATCATAACCAAAACTTTCCAGGAGACTCTTCTGCTTCAGACTAAAATCAAGTATACCTCAAGTAGCTCCAGAGACACAGCTGAAATGCCCGTGTCGTGTGTTGTCACAAAACAAGCATGCATGTACCCTTTGtcaaatgaaactgaaagtggagatgATGAAACCAGCTCTGAAGACATGGAAGTTGCTTACATAATGCAGTCACAGAACGATCTGAATACTATATTCTCTCTGTGTGCCAAATGA